In a single window of the Pseudomonas entomophila genome:
- the metH gene encoding methionine synthase, translating to MSDRSARLQALQNALKERILILDGGMGTMIQSYRLEEHDYRGTRFADWPSDVKGNNDLLLLTRPDVIAAIEKAYLDAGADILETNTFNATQISQADYGMEALVYELNVEGARVARQVADAKTLETPDKPRFVAGVLGPTSRTCSISPDVNDPGYRNVTFDELVTNYIEATRGLIEGGADLLLIETIFDTLNAKAAIFAVQQVFEEDNVELPIMISGTITDASGRTLSGQTTEAFWNSVRHAKPISIGLNCALGAKDLRPYLEELSGKADTFVSAHPNAGLPNAFGEYDETPAEMAAVVEEFAASGFLNIIGGCCGTTPPHIQAIAEAVAKHKPRAIPDIPKACRLSGLEPFTIDRQSLFVNVGERTNITGSAKFARLIREENYTEALEVALQQVEAGAQVIDINMDEGMLDSQAAMVRFLNLIAGEPDISRVPIMIDSSKWEVIEAGLKCIQGKGIVNSISMKEGVEQFKHHARLCKRYGAAVVVMAFDEVGQADTAARKREICQRSYDILVNEVGFPPEDIIFDPNIFAVATGIEEHNNYAVDFIEACAYIRDHLPYALSSGGVSNVSFSFRGNNPVREAIHSVFLYHAIQNGLTMGIVNAGQLEIYDEIPAALREKVEDVVLNRTPHGTDALLAIADDYKGGGATKEVENEEWRSLPVDKRLEHALVKGITAYIVEDTEECRQQSARPIEVIEGPLMSGMNVVGDLFGAGKMFLPQVVKSARVMKQAVAHLIPFIEAEKGDKPEAKGKILMATVKGDVHDIGKNIVGVVLGCNGYDIVDLGVMVPAEKILQTAREQKCDIIGLSGLITPSLDEMVHVAREMQRQGFHLPLMIGGATTSKAHTAVKIEPKYSNDAVVYVTDASRAVGVATQLLSKELKAGFVTKTREEYVEVRERTANRSARTERLSYAQAIAAKPQYDWANYQAATPSFTGVKVLENIDLRTLAEYIDWTPFFISWDLAGKFPRILTDEVVGEAATALYKDAREMLDKLIDEQLISARAVFGFWPANQVEHDDIEVYGDNGDTLATLHHLRQQTIKPDGKPNWSLADFVAPKDSGVTDYVGGFITTAGIGAEEVAKAYQDKGDDYSSIMVKALADRLAEACAEWLHEQVRKEHWGYAKDEHLDNEALIKEQYSGIRPAPGYPACPDHTEKETLFRLLDGTAIGETGPSGVFLTEHFAMFPAAAVSGWYFAHPQAQYFAVGKVDKDQIERYSARKGQEVSVSERWLAPNLGYES from the coding sequence ATGTCCGACCGCAGCGCTCGTTTACAAGCACTCCAGAACGCACTCAAAGAGCGCATCCTGATCCTCGACGGCGGCATGGGTACTATGATCCAGAGTTACCGCCTGGAGGAACACGACTATCGTGGCACGCGCTTCGCCGATTGGCCAAGCGACGTGAAGGGCAACAACGACCTGTTGCTGCTCACCCGCCCCGATGTCATTGCCGCGATCGAGAAAGCCTACCTGGACGCCGGCGCGGATATTCTCGAAACCAACACCTTCAACGCCACGCAGATCTCGCAAGCCGACTACGGCATGGAAGCGCTGGTGTACGAGCTCAACGTCGAGGGCGCGCGCGTCGCCCGCCAGGTGGCGGATGCCAAGACCCTGGAAACCCCGGACAAGCCGCGCTTCGTCGCCGGCGTGCTCGGCCCGACCAGCCGCACCTGCTCGATCTCCCCCGACGTCAACGACCCCGGCTACCGCAACGTCACCTTCGACGAGCTGGTGACCAACTACATCGAGGCCACCCGGGGCCTGATCGAAGGCGGTGCCGACCTGCTGCTGATCGAGACCATCTTCGACACCCTCAACGCCAAGGCGGCGATCTTCGCCGTGCAGCAGGTGTTCGAGGAAGACAACGTCGAACTGCCGATCATGATCTCCGGCACCATCACCGACGCCTCCGGCCGCACCCTGTCCGGCCAGACCACCGAAGCGTTCTGGAACTCGGTACGCCACGCCAAGCCAATCTCCATCGGCCTGAACTGCGCCCTGGGCGCCAAAGACCTGCGCCCGTACCTGGAAGAGCTATCCGGCAAGGCCGACACCTTCGTTTCCGCGCACCCCAACGCCGGCCTGCCCAACGCCTTCGGCGAGTACGACGAGACGCCCGCGGAAATGGCCGCGGTGGTCGAGGAGTTCGCCGCCAGTGGCTTCCTCAACATCATCGGCGGCTGCTGCGGCACCACCCCGCCGCACATCCAGGCCATCGCCGAGGCCGTGGCCAAGCACAAGCCACGGGCCATCCCGGACATCCCCAAGGCCTGCCGCCTGTCGGGCCTGGAGCCGTTCACCATCGACCGCCAGTCGTTGTTCGTCAACGTCGGCGAGCGCACCAACATCACCGGCTCCGCCAAGTTCGCCCGGCTGATCCGCGAAGAGAACTACACCGAAGCGCTGGAAGTCGCCCTGCAGCAGGTCGAGGCCGGCGCCCAGGTGATCGACATCAACATGGACGAAGGGATGCTCGACTCCCAGGCCGCCATGGTCCGCTTCCTCAACCTGATCGCTGGCGAACCGGACATCTCCCGCGTCCCCATCATGATCGACTCCTCCAAGTGGGAGGTGATCGAGGCCGGCCTGAAGTGCATCCAGGGCAAGGGCATCGTCAACTCGATCTCGATGAAGGAAGGCGTCGAGCAGTTCAAGCACCACGCCCGCCTGTGCAAACGCTACGGCGCCGCCGTGGTGGTGATGGCCTTCGACGAGGTCGGCCAGGCCGACACCGCCGCGCGCAAGCGCGAGATCTGCCAGCGCAGCTACGACATCCTGGTCAACGAAGTGGGCTTCCCGCCAGAAGACATCATCTTCGACCCGAACATCTTCGCCGTGGCCACCGGCATCGAGGAGCACAACAACTACGCCGTCGACTTCATCGAAGCCTGCGCATACATCCGCGACCACCTGCCCTACGCCCTGAGCTCGGGTGGCGTATCGAACGTGTCGTTCTCGTTCCGTGGCAACAACCCGGTGCGCGAGGCGATCCACTCGGTGTTCCTCTACCACGCCATCCAGAACGGCCTGACCATGGGCATCGTCAACGCCGGCCAACTGGAGATCTACGACGAGATCCCCGCCGCCCTGCGCGAGAAAGTCGAGGACGTGGTGCTCAACCGCACCCCGCACGGCACCGACGCCCTGCTGGCGATTGCCGACGACTACAAGGGCGGCGGCGCCACCAAGGAAGTCGAGAACGAAGAGTGGCGCTCGCTGCCGGTCGACAAGCGCCTCGAGCATGCGTTGGTCAAGGGCATCACCGCCTACATCGTCGAAGATACCGAAGAGTGCCGCCAGCAGTCGGCACGCCCCATCGAGGTCATCGAAGGCCCGCTGATGAGCGGCATGAACGTGGTTGGCGACCTGTTCGGCGCCGGCAAGATGTTCCTGCCCCAGGTGGTCAAGTCGGCCCGCGTCATGAAGCAAGCCGTGGCCCACCTGATCCCGTTCATCGAGGCGGAAAAAGGCGACAAGCCCGAAGCCAAGGGCAAGATCCTCATGGCCACGGTCAAGGGCGATGTGCACGACATCGGCAAGAACATCGTCGGCGTGGTGCTCGGTTGCAACGGCTACGACATCGTCGACCTGGGCGTGATGGTGCCGGCCGAGAAGATCCTGCAGACCGCCCGCGAGCAGAAGTGCGACATCATCGGCCTGTCCGGGCTGATCACCCCGTCGCTGGACGAGATGGTCCACGTCGCCCGCGAGATGCAGCGCCAGGGCTTCCACCTGCCGCTGATGATCGGCGGCGCGACCACCTCCAAGGCGCACACGGCGGTGAAGATCGAGCCCAAGTACTCGAACGATGCCGTGGTCTACGTCACCGACGCCTCGCGCGCGGTGGGCGTGGCCACGCAGCTGCTGTCGAAAGAACTCAAGGCCGGCTTCGTCACCAAGACCCGCGAAGAGTACGTGGAGGTACGCGAGCGCACCGCCAACCGCAGCGCCCGCACCGAGCGCCTGAGCTACGCCCAGGCCATCGCCGCCAAGCCGCAGTACGACTGGGCCAACTACCAGGCCGCAACCCCCTCCTTCACCGGCGTCAAGGTGCTGGAGAACATCGACCTGCGCACCCTGGCCGAGTACATCGACTGGACCCCGTTCTTCATCTCCTGGGACCTGGCCGGCAAGTTCCCGCGCATTCTCACCGACGAAGTGGTCGGCGAGGCCGCCACGGCGCTGTACAAGGACGCCCGCGAGATGCTCGACAAGCTGATCGACGAGCAGCTGATCAGCGCCCGCGCGGTGTTCGGCTTCTGGCCGGCCAACCAGGTCGAGCATGACGACATCGAAGTCTATGGCGACAACGGCGACACGCTGGCCACCCTGCACCACTTGCGCCAGCAGACCATCAAGCCCGACGGCAAGCCCAACTGGTCGCTGGCCGACTTCGTCGCCCCGAAAGACAGCGGCGTGACCGACTACGTCGGCGGCTTCATCACCACCGCCGGCATCGGTGCCGAGGAAGTGGCCAAGGCCTACCAGGACAAGGGCGACGACTACAGCTCGATCATGGTCAAGGCCCTGGCCGACCGCCTGGCCGAAGCCTGCGCCGAGTGGCTGCACGAGCAGGTGCGCAAGGAGCACTGGGGGTACGCCAAGGATGAACACCTGGACAACGAGGCGCTGATCAAGGAGCAGTACAGTGGCATCCGCCCGGCCCCGGGCTACCCCGCCTGCCCCGACCACACCGAGAAGGAAACCCTGTTCCGCCTGCTCGACGGCACCGCCATCGGCGAAACCGGCCCGAGCGGCGTGTTCCTCACCGAGCACTTCGCCATGTTCCCGGCGGCGGCAGTCAGCGGCTGGTACTTCGCCCACCCGCAGGCGCAGTACTTCGCCGTGGGCAAGGTGGACAAGGACCAGATCGAGCGCTACAGCGCACGCAAGGGCCAGGAGGTGAGCGTGAGCGAACGCTGGCTGGCCCCCAACCTCGGCTACGAGAGCTGA
- a CDS encoding acyl carrier protein → MHSRLYITFHLRWIISHFLEQSLHQVRPDISLGELGADSFDMFELQALIEEAFGIQINQPLRTYLTFAELIDVVFRAMPEPETSAGPPLT, encoded by the coding sequence ATGCACTCCCGGCTCTACATCACCTTCCACCTGCGCTGGATCATCAGCCACTTCCTCGAGCAAAGCCTGCACCAGGTCCGCCCGGACATTTCCCTGGGCGAACTGGGCGCCGACAGCTTCGACATGTTCGAGCTGCAAGCGCTGATCGAAGAAGCCTTCGGCATCCAGATCAACCAGCCACTGCGCACCTACCTCACCTTCGCCGAACTGATCGACGTGGTCTTCCGGGCCATGCCCGAACCAGAAACATCGGCAGGGCCGCCCCTCACCTGA
- a CDS encoding AMP-binding protein: MPQPSYTRGRQDHPLLTLTIGQAFDATVARHGEREALVVRHQGLRYSWRELAAEVDVQARALMALGVEVGERVGIWAPNCAQWCILQLATAKVGAILVNINPAYRVGELEYVLRQSGCRWLVCADAFKTSDYHAMVQELVPELATHALGELASERLPDLRGVISLAAEPPSGFLPWAALAGRAGAVEVESYQARQQGLQFDQPVNIQYTSGTTGAPKGATLSHYNILNNGYMVGQSLGLSERDRMVIPVPLYHCFGMVMANLGCITHGSTLVYPNDAFDAELTLRAVAEERASILYGVPTMFIAMLDHPARTQLDLSTLRSGIMAGATCPIEVMRKVIDQLHMAEVQIAYGMTETSPVSLQTGPDDGLELRVTTVGRTQPHLETKLVDADGRIVAQGEIGELCTRGYSVMLGYWDNLQATHDAIDPAGWMHSGDLAVMDDEGYVRIVGRNKDMIIRGGENIYPRELEEFFHTHPAVAEAQVVGIPCSKYGEEVVAWIRLHPGHHATAEELQQWCKARLAHFKTPRHFRFVEEFPMTVTGKVQKFRMREVSIEELAG, encoded by the coding sequence ATGCCTCAACCAAGCTATACCCGCGGCCGTCAAGACCACCCCTTGCTGACCCTGACCATCGGCCAGGCTTTCGATGCCACCGTCGCCCGTCACGGCGAGCGCGAGGCGCTGGTGGTGCGCCACCAGGGCCTGCGCTACAGCTGGCGCGAGCTGGCCGCCGAGGTCGATGTGCAGGCCCGGGCCTTGATGGCGCTGGGGGTGGAGGTGGGCGAGCGGGTTGGTATCTGGGCGCCCAACTGCGCCCAGTGGTGCATCCTGCAACTGGCCACGGCCAAGGTCGGCGCGATCCTGGTCAACATCAACCCGGCCTACCGGGTGGGCGAGCTGGAATACGTGCTGCGCCAGTCCGGCTGCCGCTGGCTGGTGTGCGCCGATGCCTTCAAGACTTCCGATTACCACGCGATGGTGCAGGAACTGGTGCCGGAGCTGGCGACCCACGCATTGGGCGAACTGGCCAGCGAACGCCTGCCCGACCTGCGTGGCGTGATCAGCCTGGCCGCCGAGCCACCCTCGGGTTTCCTGCCCTGGGCCGCGCTGGCCGGGCGGGCAGGGGCGGTCGAGGTTGAGTCCTACCAGGCGCGACAGCAGGGCCTGCAGTTCGACCAGCCGGTGAACATCCAGTACACCTCCGGCACCACCGGCGCGCCGAAGGGCGCGACCCTGAGCCACTACAACATCCTCAACAACGGCTACATGGTCGGCCAGAGCCTGGGCCTGAGCGAGCGCGACCGCATGGTGATCCCGGTGCCGCTGTACCACTGCTTCGGCATGGTCATGGCCAACCTCGGCTGCATCACCCACGGCAGCACCCTGGTCTACCCCAACGACGCCTTCGACGCCGAGCTCACCCTGCGCGCCGTGGCCGAGGAGCGCGCCAGCATCCTGTATGGGGTGCCGACCATGTTCATCGCCATGCTCGACCACCCCGCACGCACGCAACTGGACCTGTCCACCCTGCGCAGCGGCATCATGGCCGGCGCCACCTGCCCGATCGAGGTGATGCGCAAGGTGATCGACCAGTTGCACATGGCCGAGGTGCAGATCGCCTACGGCATGACCGAGACCAGCCCGGTGTCGCTGCAGACCGGTCCCGACGATGGCCTGGAGCTGCGCGTGACCACCGTGGGCCGTACCCAGCCGCACCTGGAGACCAAGCTGGTGGACGCCGACGGGCGCATCGTCGCACAGGGTGAGATCGGTGAGCTGTGCACGCGCGGCTACAGCGTGATGCTTGGTTACTGGGACAACCTGCAGGCCACCCATGACGCCATCGACCCGGCCGGCTGGATGCACAGCGGCGACCTGGCGGTGATGGACGACGAGGGTTATGTACGCATTGTCGGGCGCAACAAGGACATGATCATTCGCGGCGGCGAGAACATCTATCCGCGCGAGCTGGAGGAGTTCTTCCACACCCACCCGGCCGTGGCCGAGGCGCAGGTGGTGGGGATTCCGTGCAGCAAGTACGGCGAGGAGGTGGTGGCGTGGATTCGCCTGCACCCTGGGCACCATGCCACGGCCGAGGAATTGCAGCAGTGGTGCAAGGCGCGATTGGCGCATTTCAAGACACCGCGGCATTTCCGCTTTGTCGAAGAGTTTCCGATGACGGTGACGGGGAAGGTGCAGAAGTTTCGCATGCGGGAAGTGAGTATCGAGGAGCTGGCAGGGTGA
- a CDS encoding isovaleryl-CoA dehydrogenase, which produces MHYPSLNFALGETIDMLRDQVRTFVAAELAPRAAQIDHDNLFPADMWRKFGDMGLLGITVPEEYGGAGLGYLAHVVSMEEISRASASVALSYGAHSNLCVNQINRNGSHEQKLKYLPKLISGEHIGALAMSEPNAGSDVVSMKLRAEKRGDRYVLNGSKTWITNGPDANTYVIYAKTDLDKGPHGITAFIVERDWKGFTRSNKFDKLGMRGSNTCELFFDDVEVPEENILGQLNGGVRVLMSGLDYERVVLSGGPTGIMQSCMDLVVPYIHDRKQFGQSIGEFQLIQGKIADMYTQLNASRAYLYAVAQACDRAETTRKDAAGVILYTAERATQMALEAIQILGGNGYINEFPAGRLLRDAKLYEIGAGTSEIRRMLIGRELFNETR; this is translated from the coding sequence ATGCATTACCCCAGCCTGAACTTCGCCCTGGGCGAGACCATCGACATGCTCCGCGACCAGGTGCGCACCTTCGTTGCCGCCGAACTGGCGCCGCGCGCCGCGCAGATCGACCACGACAACCTGTTCCCCGCCGACATGTGGCGCAAGTTCGGCGACATGGGCCTGCTGGGCATCACCGTGCCGGAAGAATACGGCGGCGCCGGCCTGGGCTACCTGGCCCACGTGGTGTCGATGGAAGAGATCAGCCGCGCCTCGGCCTCGGTGGCCCTGTCCTACGGCGCCCACTCCAACCTGTGCGTCAACCAGATCAACCGCAACGGCAGCCACGAGCAGAAGCTCAAGTACCTGCCCAAGCTGATCAGCGGCGAGCACATCGGCGCCCTGGCCATGAGCGAGCCCAACGCCGGCTCCGACGTGGTGTCGATGAAACTGCGCGCCGAAAAACGCGGCGACCGCTACGTGCTCAACGGCAGCAAGACCTGGATCACCAACGGCCCCGACGCCAACACCTACGTGATCTACGCCAAGACCGACCTGGACAAGGGCCCCCACGGCATCACCGCGTTCATCGTCGAACGTGACTGGAAAGGCTTCACCCGCAGCAACAAGTTCGACAAGCTCGGCATGCGCGGCTCCAACACCTGCGAGCTGTTCTTCGACGACGTCGAAGTGCCGGAAGAAAACATCCTCGGCCAGCTCAACGGCGGCGTGCGCGTGCTGATGAGCGGCTTGGACTACGAGCGCGTGGTGCTGTCCGGCGGCCCGACCGGCATCATGCAGAGCTGCATGGACCTGGTGGTGCCGTACATCCACGATCGCAAGCAGTTCGGCCAGAGCATCGGCGAGTTCCAACTGATCCAGGGCAAGATCGCCGACATGTACACCCAACTCAACGCCAGCCGCGCCTACCTGTACGCCGTGGCCCAGGCCTGCGACCGCGCCGAGACCACCCGCAAAGATGCCGCCGGGGTGATCCTGTACACCGCCGAGCGCGCCACGCAGATGGCCCTGGAGGCGATCCAGATCCTCGGTGGCAACGGCTATATCAATGAATTCCCGGCCGGCCGCCTGTTGCGCGACGCCAAGCTGTACGAGATCGGTGCCGGCACCAGCGAAATCCGCCGGATGCTGATCGGCCGCGAACTGTTCAACGAAACCCGCTGA
- a CDS encoding carboxyl transferase domain-containing protein encodes MATLHTQINPRSADFAANSAAMLEQVQALRGLLAHIAQGGGPKAQERHTSRGKLLPRERIDRLLDPGSAFLEIGQLAAHEVYGEDVPAAGVIAGIGRVEGVECMIVANDATVKGGSYYPLTVKKHLRAQTIALQNRLPCIYLVDSGGANLPRQDEVFPDREHFGRIFFNQANMSALGIPQIAVVMGSCTAGGAYVPAMADEAIMVRQQATIFLAGPPLVKAATGEVVSAEDLGGADVHCRTSGVADHYADNDEHALAIARRSVANLNWHKQGKLQCQAPIAPLYNAEELYGVVPADAKQPFDVREVIARLVDGSVFDEFKALFGTTLVCGFAHLHGYPVAILANNGILFAEAAQKGAHFIELACQRGIPLLFLQNITGFMVGKKYEEGGIAKHGAKLVTAVACAQVPKFTVIIGGSFGAGNYGMCGRAYDPRFLWMWPNARIGVMGAEQAAGVLAQVKREQSERSGEVFSSDDEKRLKQPILDQYERQGHPYYSSARLWDDGVIDPAQTRDVLGLALSAALNAAIEQSRFGIFRM; translated from the coding sequence ATGGCTACCCTGCATACCCAGATCAACCCGCGCTCGGCGGATTTCGCCGCCAACAGCGCGGCCATGCTCGAACAGGTCCAGGCCCTACGCGGCCTGCTCGCCCACATCGCGCAGGGCGGCGGGCCGAAGGCCCAGGAGCGGCATACCTCGCGGGGCAAGCTGCTGCCTCGCGAACGTATCGACCGCCTGCTCGACCCGGGCTCGGCGTTCCTCGAGATCGGCCAGCTGGCCGCCCATGAGGTGTACGGCGAAGACGTGCCGGCCGCCGGCGTGATCGCCGGCATCGGCCGCGTCGAAGGCGTGGAGTGCATGATCGTGGCCAACGACGCCACGGTCAAAGGCGGCTCCTACTACCCGCTGACGGTGAAGAAGCACCTGCGCGCCCAGACCATCGCCCTGCAGAACCGCCTGCCATGCATCTACCTGGTGGACTCCGGCGGCGCCAACCTGCCACGCCAGGACGAGGTGTTCCCCGACCGCGAGCACTTCGGGCGCATCTTCTTCAACCAGGCCAACATGAGCGCCTTAGGGATACCGCAGATCGCCGTGGTGATGGGCTCGTGCACCGCCGGTGGCGCCTACGTGCCAGCCATGGCCGACGAAGCGATCATGGTGCGCCAGCAGGCGACCATCTTCCTCGCAGGCCCCCCTTTGGTAAAAGCCGCGACCGGCGAGGTAGTCAGCGCCGAGGACCTCGGCGGCGCCGACGTGCACTGCCGCACCAGCGGCGTGGCCGACCACTATGCCGACAACGACGAGCACGCCCTGGCCATCGCCCGGCGCAGCGTCGCCAATCTCAACTGGCACAAGCAGGGCAAGCTGCAATGCCAGGCACCGATCGCGCCGTTGTACAACGCCGAAGAGCTGTACGGCGTGGTCCCGGCCGACGCCAAGCAGCCGTTCGACGTGCGCGAGGTGATCGCGCGGCTGGTCGACGGTTCGGTGTTCGATGAGTTCAAGGCGCTGTTCGGCACCACCCTGGTGTGCGGCTTCGCCCACCTGCACGGCTACCCGGTGGCGATCCTGGCCAACAACGGCATCCTCTTCGCCGAAGCCGCGCAAAAAGGCGCGCACTTCATCGAGCTGGCCTGCCAGCGCGGCATCCCGCTGCTGTTCCTGCAGAACATCACCGGTTTCATGGTCGGGAAAAAATACGAGGAAGGCGGCATCGCCAAGCACGGTGCCAAGCTGGTGACGGCAGTGGCCTGCGCCCAGGTACCGAAGTTCACGGTGATCATCGGCGGCAGCTTCGGCGCCGGCAACTACGGCATGTGTGGCCGCGCCTACGACCCGCGCTTCCTGTGGATGTGGCCTAACGCCCGCATCGGCGTGATGGGCGCCGAACAGGCGGCCGGCGTGCTGGCCCAGGTCAAGCGCGAGCAGAGCGAGCGCAGCGGCGAAGTGTTCAGCAGCGATGACGAGAAGAGGCTCAAGCAGCCGATCCTCGACCAGTATGAGCGCCAGGGCCACCCCTACTACTCCAGCGCCCGGCTGTGGGACGACGGTGTCATCGACCCGGCGCAGACCCGCGACGTGCTTGGCCTGGCGCTGTCCGCCGCGCTGAACGCCGCGATCGAACAGAGCCGCTTCGGCATTTTCCGGATGTGA
- a CDS encoding gamma-carboxygeranoyl-CoA hydratase — MSDFATIELEKDPRGFATLWLSREDKNNAFNAQMIRELIVALDQIAEDGKLRFVVLRGRGRHFSAGADLAWMQQSAELDFNTNLDDAHELGELMYALHRLKAPTLAVVQGAAFGGALGLISCCDMAIGAEDAQLCLSEVRIGLAPAVISPFVVKAIGERAARRYALTAERFSGVRARDLGLLAEVYPAAELDMQVEAWVDNLLHNSPQALRATKDLLREVDDGELSPALRRYCENTIARIRVSAEGQEGLRAFLEKRRPAWQTEHKKEPRP; from the coding sequence ATGAGCGACTTCGCGACTATCGAACTGGAAAAGGACCCTCGCGGCTTCGCCACCCTGTGGCTGAGCCGGGAAGACAAAAACAACGCCTTCAACGCGCAGATGATCCGCGAGCTGATCGTCGCCCTCGACCAAATCGCCGAGGACGGCAAGCTGCGCTTCGTGGTGCTGCGCGGCCGTGGCCGGCATTTCAGCGCCGGTGCCGACCTGGCCTGGATGCAGCAGTCGGCCGAACTGGATTTCAACACCAACCTCGACGACGCCCATGAACTGGGCGAGCTGATGTACGCCCTGCACCGGCTCAAGGCCCCCACCCTGGCCGTGGTGCAAGGCGCGGCCTTCGGCGGCGCGCTGGGGCTGATCAGCTGTTGCGACATGGCCATCGGCGCCGAAGACGCCCAGCTGTGCCTGTCGGAGGTGCGCATCGGCCTCGCCCCCGCCGTGATCAGCCCGTTCGTGGTCAAGGCCATCGGCGAGCGCGCCGCCCGCCGCTACGCCCTGACTGCCGAACGTTTCAGCGGCGTGCGCGCCCGTGACCTGGGCCTGCTGGCCGAGGTATACCCGGCCGCCGAACTGGACATGCAAGTGGAGGCCTGGGTCGACAACCTGCTGCACAACAGCCCCCAGGCCCTGCGCGCCACCAAGGACCTGCTGCGCGAAGTGGATGACGGTGAGCTGAGCCCGGCGCTGCGCCGCTACTGCGAGAACACCATCGCCCGCATCCGCGTCAGCGCCGAAGGCCAGGAGGGCCTGCGCGCCTTCCTGGAAAAACGCCGCCCCGCCTGGCAAACCGAGCACAAGAAGGAGCCGCGCCCATGA